The stretch of DNA TCCAGACCAGTGGACAGTGTGAGTTTATCCATCCTGACAGAGACAGGCCAAAGCCCAACGCCGGCGGTCCTCCAGACCCAGAGCCAAGCGTCCTGGTTTCCTGTCCCCagtcccccacctccctcctctcacccacaACCCACAGCCAAGAGGAGCAGGCAGGAGCCAGGAGTCAGTCATGAGTCCCAATCACACAGACTGGCAGTGACCGCAGTGACCTCACTAACTCCTCTACTGACCTCCAGCTGTGTTAAATGCCCCGTCATGCTCCATTATATCCAGAGCCAGGGCTCCTCTGCTCATGCCAACACGACCCTAACACCAGTGAGCGTCCAGTGTGGTGAAGTCCCCGTGGACATCCGTGCAGAACGAACCCTCCAGCTGCTGGACAACTGTAAACTCACGGCAGGTAGAGTAACATGACTGTTACGATCAGTGCTTAGAGACGAGGCATGTATCGCCATCGTCAAAGTAGTTCGTAAGGGCTCTTCTGTGTTTGATAGGTTTTTTATAGCTTTTCGTGTACGTGAAAGTCCTGCTGCTCCGTCATCTCTCGTTGCAGACATAGCCATGGAGGACCTGCTGAGCCTGTTGGCAGTCCTGGATCGGTGGGTGTTCCACATAGACTCTCCTGACCGTAGTCTGGGTGATGTGTCTGGCTGGGTCCAGAGGAGCATGCGCTGCGAGAAGCTGGACATCAACCCACACTACCTCTTGTCCAGCCCAGCAGGCCCTTCAGCCATCATGCTGTTTCTCTGGCAGCAGAAAACTCCTTTTAGTGGAGAGCTGTCTGTCCACTGCAGGTGACGAGTGTTTGCTTTTTACAGGATATATAATAGTGACTAGTATTTTTTTCATACAGGGATATATACTCATACATATATGATATAtgtattgatatatatatatatatatatatatatatatatataaaacagtcacatatatatatatatatatatatatatatatatatatataccatacacacacacatttgatgtATGCATATCAATAAATGAGGCACGACATTAAGAACCCCAGCCTGACATTGTTGTTTACCCGTAGCCAGTTCCAGTTGTTCCAGTTCCTGGAGTCTCTACGTGCtttcctgcctgcctcctgttCCATGCTGCCTCTCAGACACGGGGGATGTGAGGCAGCatctcagcctccagccctctccctgtccctggaGAGAGAGTTGCTGTCACTCAAAGATGGTGTCTCATCTCTGCTCCgtggcgaggaggaggaaggggaggcagCCAGCAGAGGCAGACAGCTGCAGGTCCCAGACCCAGGCTCCGCAGAGGGCCTTCACACGTGCAGGGACACGTGGGACCGGGACaaggagaggagcagcaggaggttgCGCCCCCTGGTGGATGGGGACCGCTACCGCAGGCTTATCCACAGCCTAGCCCAGAGGCAGCTGGAGGCAGATGTAGCTGCTCTCCTGGACACACAGAGGACTGGGATCTGATCAGCCTGCGTTGACTTGTAGATCTCCTATCTCTGGCCAGATGAGAGAGAACAAATGATATCAGGATAATGATTCACCATAGAGTACTTAGTATCAAATTTCCATATTCCTGTTTTACACATCTACTATATAATCTAAGAAGAGTTATTTAATGGTTTTCCAGTTAATTCATATATTCTATCATGAATCTATGACTCGTTTCTCTAATCTAGGCTCTGTTGTTACTAAAGGAACGTAAGTGCAAATTTATGCAGTCATAATGAGGAGTGCCAGTATGGTGAAGTAATGGTGTAGTTCATTATTTAAACGCCATGTTTCACATCACTTTAATTTGattcacacactgacatacatgATATtttcttcatgtgtgtgtcagtttatTTTCCCACCAGGGATGTATCACCACCTGGGATTCAACACCTCTAAACTGTGTTTGATATTTCTATCCCACTCTCCTCACCCTTAGACCTTTAGTCTTGTCTGCAGGAACACTCTAGAAGGTCTTGAAGCTTCAGCGTGCAGCCCAGTGGGAGATGGAATCCTCCTCCTATTACTGAGGGAGCAATGCTATTCGCGTGTTCAGAAAGATCTGGGGAAGAGCAACGCATTTATGGTGTGCTCCACGCTTAGCACGCCGCGAAAGCTTTTAGTGCCACTCTCCCCCTTAAGGTTCAGTTTATTTTCGGTTTGGAAAAAAggatgtaaaaaataaagtgaaaacGAACCTGCCTCAGATGTTGTCGTTCTTGTGACGTGCCGCTACGTGGTTGCTATTTAAAGTGTTTCTCGATCTGGCAAACAGCAGTGGTGTGTTCTTTAAAGTGTGCTCAAACAGCAGCCTTGTCATATGCTAGCCCAGTCTGTGTTGGACCCTTTAGTCCTGTGACAGCTTGGCTCAAGGTGTCTGCTAAGACTTGACAGTGTGACTCAGCCCGATTTTCAGCCCCCGTTTGGTTGAAGCTGGTCCTTTGGGGCCAGGGGATAGGAGTATAACGTTGCTGCTATCAGAGCCAGTCGCTGCTGAGTCTCCATCTGTTTGTGTCACTCGATCTGATGAGAGATaaattctccctctctttcacacctTTGGTGTCTGTGCTCTGCTGCTTCAGACAGTTATATAATGGTCTCCTATGGACTCAATATTACGAGACTAAAATAGACTTCCACAAGGAGATTGTAGATATTGTGAGTGggttgtgttgtcttgtctcttgtgttgtcttgtctcgTCCGTACAACACTTATATTGTTTTTGCATCTGTAATGTTTTTGACCCACCCCAAGAAAACCTTCAGTCGCATTCAGCGGCAGTGAATGTGTTTTCTCCTAAATAATAGATACAGGCTCACAAAAAAATCTTTGTTTCAGGATCACATGTGACACTTGCTATTGGGGGGGCTCGCCTCCCCCTCCATGTCGCTTTCACACCAATCTCActtccctctcacctccacTCTTGCTGAAACACCTTAACACTCTTTACCCTCTGCCTTCCTCCCTGTCGCACCAGAGGCAGGCTTACGGTTCTCCTAGGGGTCAGAGGTGCAGATATGCCCGCCCGTCTTGACAGGAGAGCAGCTGGGGAGGATTTCTATCCCCAAGGACTCTCTGAAAATCTCGCATTGCCACGCTGAGGAACATGGCATGGGAGATCTGTTTTGTCATTCCATTACCGCATGCTAAGTTCCATTAAGTTTGAGCTGAGTGGCCTCAGGTCGTCTGACCGCCGATGAACTGCTTTCTTCTGGATGAAGAGCGCTGTCCTGACATGAATGAGGCCATCATCTGTAATTGCTGGACAGAACCAAGACATGGAGCTGTCAAGGTTGTTTTGTCATTTCAGGTTTAGAGTCCCCTGACAAGATCGTCCGACGTAGTAGCTGTGGTTCTAATAAGATTGGCAGTTTTACAAACACGACTTATACGGCTGGAGATAATGTTTGTATTGTTTTCTCACTGATGGACTATTCCATGCATGCTGACCTTGAGACCTCTGATTTTACTATGTTTGCTATTGACCAGGGTCAGACGTTTAAATTTTTAGTACCTTTAGGTGTCAAATATGGAAGTCAATATGTACAGGAGAAACTAATCAATTCATCAATTCAATATTATTccaaaacatgttttcaaatatGTATCATTTAAATGGTTTCTGTCCAAGGGTTATTGGCTCCAGTAATATATACCGTCAAAGTATCATTCTAACAACATAATGACAATAATTTAACATGTCCTCCTGCGACTGGCAGCAGAGTTTAAACAATGTTTTAGAGTATAAACATGCAGTACAATATACAGTATCTGCTGTTAAGGGTTAAAGGTAGATACCTTTaccgggggtcagatggctgagcggtgagagagtcggtccagtaatccgaaggttgcaggatcgattccctgccgtgccaaatgacgttgtgtccttgggcaaggcacttcaccctacttgcctcggggggaatgtccctgtatttactgtaagtcgctctggataagagcgtctgctaaatgactgactgactagatACACATCTTTTTTGAAGCCGGTTGCCTTTTGAAAGAGACCCTTCTAAATCATAAAACAAAGTAATCTCAGCCGACCTCAGAGAGAAACGAAGCATGCCCGGACGGTTCATTCTCATTGATTATGGACTACCTTGAGCCATGACAAAGGATTGGGGATCAATACCGCCAGCCCACACACCACTGAACACTGACATCTGTAATACCCACTCTGGATCTCCATGCGGCTTCCTCTACACAGGCCTGCTTTCTCTTGGTATGAAGACTGGTAATCCCACTAAACTGATCCCCCATACTTTTTGTTGAGTGTTTGCTTATTTGTCTTGGACTTGTGTCTGAGGCTTTATGTTTCAGTCAAGGTTATGTTTAATGGTTAATGTTTTGTGCACTGATTTGACACTGAGTTATGGCCACTTGGTTATAGTTCAATAACAGGTTTTAACAGGCAGCCACATTCATTTGTTGAGACATTCCTCTTGACAGGAGAGACATAAACCATTTGGTAAATGATCTCACAATTTTCATAACTCAATCAATCCCTACTTTCCTCATATGCTGGTCTTTTCAATTCCTGCTCAGTTGCTATGGAAACCCTCTAATTTCTTACTTCTCCCAGACCGTCTTGAGGCTTAATGAATGATGGGAGCTGTATTTTCTTGCAGACAATTAAGACACAGTCTATTTTTACACATAAGTctgaaaataattgtattttttataagcTGTCATTACTAAGCTTCATTGGATGTTTCCAAATAAGATTGCATCAGCATTTATTCATCCAGAGAAATAATGTGCAGTAATGTAAAGCTACGCCTAAAGCCAAATGTGTGGTAAATCGAAGAGGATTAGAATTATTTACTATCTTATAATCCTGGTGTTGTTGCGAGACCCTTTTGAAGAGCAGTTAGGAATTATGCTTCTGTTTGGATAAGCTGCTAAAATCATTTCCTGGTTGTCCCTTATGTTATAAAGAATATAACCCAATATTAGTAGCTAAACAATGTACAGCAAGGCTTTCCAACCATATATACATGTGCACTCTCTCctgtttgataaaaaaaatacaaaccttGGTCATTATTGAACATGAGAGGAAACCAGGAAAGGAATTTTCATATATTTTTAAACAACTCAGAGGCAATTACAGGCACTTGAGACAGCACATAAGCTACCTGCTGTGTTTAGCGGATCTGTTTTCACGTGACTGAAACACTGCCTTTCCCTTTTCATTCAGTTGGTGTCCAGATGAGTAAATGCCACCTGCGGTGATCTCTGGAGCAGGTCCATTATGTTGCATTAATGGAAGCTCGCTGTCGCTTCACGTCTGTTTCACTCCCTGTGACCCAGGAAGATCTAAGGCATCTGCCACCACCCTGAGTTATTGGCCAGGTAAAAGGAAAGGACACTGTTGGTGTTTCTGTTACTGTACATCCCCAGCTCCTGTTGCAAACCACAGGTTTGAACTTTTGTCCATTAGTGAGTGAAATCTTTTTCTATGACTAAATAGTGTAATCTAAATAGTAATACTAAATAGTGTAATCAATATTTACCTTAGAAAGAGTAGGTAGCTGCTGACGAAAGTAAAAAGACCTGACATCTGAACCAAATGAATTCAGGCGATTTGCTACAATATACAGACTATATTCAGACACATTGTGAATGTGGTGCACACTCAACTTTATTGATGTACAGTAAAGTAAATAACCTATTACCAGTATCAGCTTTTAAGAAAAGAGTTCAACGCATTTTATCAGGAGTGCATGGACCAGTAGCTGCTCTACACCATGAGTGTCATGAGGATCTCTTTACTAGTTGCATGACTGTATATAATGCCAAGTGTGGCAACCCAATGAGGGCAGGTCAAAACTGTGGCAGAGAAGTGAGGGGGATGCATTCAACAGTCCTTATAGgaattttaaatatacataatTTTTATAAACAATTGCCCTCATGACAATAAACAGCTCTTTACAATAAATCTACAAAAGACATACACTTCATCTCTAAAACCATACCTAGAATACCTGCAATATTGACCTGTGATACATATTCATTGGTATATGGCAATTTCGAAAAATGTAGTTATGTGTCAGTAATTTGCCATTCGTAATAATAGTCTTTCATGATTGTTCATTTTTAGAATGGACCTACCTAATGGAACATAAGCCGGGTTACAATACATCACCTATGTTAACGTGAGACTGAAAAAATTACCAATTGAACAGATGGAATTTGAAACTGCCAAATATTCACTGAATCAAcaattaaaaataaacattcgGGTGACATCAATAATGCAACAATATGACTTACTATACATAGACCGAAACTGAACGAGAACAGACATCTATCCAGCCCTAGATAGAAGAGCTTCAGATAAGCAATGCTTCTGACAGACAGCTGAGCAGCAAGAAATGCTGCGTTTGTGAAAAATAGGGAAGCATCGTTTCATCTCATCAAATCCATGATATCAAAGGCCATGGGTTGTTCGTAGAATTGCAGTATCCAACTGCCAATTCAGaatgttatcatttcacagcctcacacacatgaAAAACATGTGTGTCTGGTGCTttctaaatatgtgtgtgtgcacgcattgTGCTCCCTAAATAATGAACAAAAGAGCTGTATTTTTCCGTTTATACAAATGGTGACGAACTGCAGTACAATTGTATAAAACAGCTCTGAACATTCTCAATACGAAACATATTTTCCTTCCAACACTCAGAGGTCTAACTTTACCTGAAATCCTGACTACCATAAATATGCAAATCCATGAAATGTTGCTCCACTGCAAGATGGAACCAATGCAAAGgcagtgttgttttgtttggtcATATTTGGTCCACTTATCCATTACTATACTGTGCTTTGAGTAAAAACCATTGAAAATTCTCCAGGAAACAATATGCAGGAATAGAACAAACACATTATTTTCTGTTTCACCAATTCTTCCACTCGTAAATCAATACATGCCTTTGTCTAGGGTTTTGTACAAACATCTACTTTTATCCCTGAAAGAACATCACCCACAACATCACTGTGCATTTTCTCAGTGTACAGTCTCCTAACTAACTCTTCTCTGTGGCGTCCAAGAATTGTTCACCCAGAGAAACAAGGAAGAGAGATGTGTTGAACCTACAGGACAGATCAACTACTCTTTGTGGATGTCCTCATGCCTGATGATCTTGTACGTGATCCAGTAGAAGATGTTAAAGATAAGGAAGGCCAATGGAAAGGCTGCTCTGGAGATTGTGTCAATCCTTTTGGCCCTGTCCACAAACTTTTTCTTCATCATGTCAATGTCTTTTTGTACAGGTGGTGGCGGGGCAGGGACCGGGACGGTATTTTTCACAGAATTCCCATCCTTCATCTGCAGACACTGAGTCACGCCATAGCCAGAGAAGTTGAAACGTCCATCTCTCATGTCATCATCCTGGTGAAATAAAACAAGCAAGGGATTGTTCTTCTGCTTAGTGGAGAAAACAACATGACTTTATGCTCACACATACATTGGGCACACAGCAACATGGGCCGTTTGTCAGGCTGCAACCCGGGTGTTTGCCTGTAGATACACGTAGTCCCAATGTTCAGGGACTACCACTAGTACCACTAGTCACATAACCACTGGATAAACAGCTGAATGATCCCAGTTATTCTAATCCTAGACTCCCTGACACACGTTCCCAGTAACATGACAAACTAGCACATCATTTATTAATCAGACAAGGACAACCCTATTCAGTTTCTCAGGGGTCAATATCAGGGAACAACATATTTTTAAGAGACACTGCAGTGTCCCAGCAGTGTTTACCTTGTGATTCCGCCTCTGTCTTCGCCTCAAGCGAAGGAATTCCTTCTGTTGCCTAGAGACAAAGTTAACTCCAGCATATTCCAGTAGTGCAGcaaagacaaacagaagacAAACTGCCATCCATATATCAATAGCCTTCACGTAAGATACCTGCAAGAAAGACACCAATAATATTTGTGAAATATTCCTATGTGACAATGTGTGTATTTGACTGCATATGCTTTATTGCAGCAGAAAGTTAACTTTTCAAATTGATCATACATTCACAGATCTTCTGGTTTGAAGATAAAATTcctttcacagacacacaatataAATTAATTAGAAGTGCTAGGAACTCAATTGAGTAAATAATTGCTTATTTAAGTAAAGAGGTGACACAAAGGATATTGCAACAATATTCATGAGCCTAAAGTCTTTCATCTTCCTCTGCGCTGATCAGATGAGATGAACACTTGCCTACCTGAGACTGATGTTGCTTTCTTAGTCATCACAGAATgacctctcccctgtctctaacGATGGCAGATAATTTGCATGGTGTGAAAAAAAACAGCTCCAGTTTTTGAGAGCACTCGAGGCATATTGagcttgtgtttttgtatgCTGGACCTCTCTGAAGGCCTCCATCTAAATATTTATCAGTGTACGTCTCTTTCATGTGGGCCTGTCTGACGTGGCCAAGCCCTCAACGGTCATACGCAGGCCAGTGAGTGGGAGTGATTGATCATCAAGAGATGACTCATACTGCTTGTGCTCCTTTTGCTAGCGTAAATGAAAAAGCCAatttagagacagagagagagagagttgggaaATAAAGCCCTTTGTATCCACTGCTATGGTTAGAACATTATTTACACTCACACCATCTCTCTGGTGTGTTAAGTCTTTTTTTGTTGCAAATGAATGTCTTGAGAGGCTCTGATTTAAAAGTTATTGATTTAAATGAAAAACTCCTCGGATTAACTGGTTACTTAGGCATACctatttgtttttctgatttctATTGGAATCCAATATTTGAAATTCAGCAAAGCATGAACATCTTATTACAGCCTTTACAGTTTGTTTCGTGAGGATGACTTTAGCTAATTATACATGAGTGGTTGAGCTAAATACAGCCCATTAAGGCCCATCGTCAGACTATCCACTCATCCTGAGAATACGAAGACAAGAGCTTCACCTTTGGTAGGGAGGCCCGGGAACCAGAGCTCTGCGTTGTCATGGTGAGCACCGTGGTGATGCCCAGTGCCACTCTGGCCGGCGCGGCGTCCATGTTGATCCAGAAGGAGACCCAGGAGAGGATGACGATGAGGAGGGAAGGGATGTACATCTGGATCAGGTAGTAGCCCATCTGACGCTCCAGGTGGAACTTGACCTCGATGCAGGTGAACTTACCTGGGAAACcccacacagagacagtcaGCTGCAGCACAGAGACGGATGTGTTGTACAAAAAACAGGGTCGTTGTTCCAGGggcgtaggtttgttttcaaatttgaGTGGGACAGCTTCTTTTCTGATTTGATTGAGGTTGCAGCCGTTGTGGGAGGGACAGATTTTCCAAAAGCGGGTGGGACATGACCCAGGTCTAATGAAACCGACGCCCCTGCACTATTCACTTTGACTATTGACCTGTGTTATAGTGCTTGGTACAGTAGCCCAGCTCCTTCTCATCCCTCATGATGAACTGAGGCAGGGTGAGTCCATCCGCCACCTGCACAGGGCCATCTCCCAGCCACTCAAAGATCAAATCGTTCATGGTGTACCCGACTGGAGGGAGCGGCAAAGAAAATGCAGACAAAAAACGAGTCATTTAGAGACATTTCCACACAAAAGTCTTAAGTCAAACCCATGTTACAAGTGTTTGAATGGTTTGGTGATAGAGTTTGAATCAATACTTACAGCTCTCCAACTGCATTGTACAAGTCTGGACATCCATGGGGAAGTTTTTCAGATCCATTGGACATGACAGAATGAGAGTCAACCTACAAGGGAGTTAGTTAATTCAAAATTGGTGAGCATGCTTGTATTCGAGATAATGGTATCCATAGATAATGATACATATTCCAATATAGACTTTACTCAATTGAATATGAAAAATATCATGAGcaaattattttaaaaaaaagtgaactccACAGAGGTTCCGATTGTTATTTCAAGAACTAATGCCCAAGCATACTGTATCTATGCTAATTGTATGCTCTTCTCCTGCAGCAAATACTCCTTCTGTTCCTCTACTTCTCCTCTGAGACTCTgtgcctccctcccacacagcaGGTGGGATTCCCTTCAGCAGGTTCCTATCACACTTTCATTACTCGGTTTATCGTCTCTGAGATGTATTGTCGTCTCCAGCCGTCATCTCTTTCGTGTATGGAGCGAACGTCTAACCACCTTTCATCTCCTCACAAGCTTCCTGCACCCCTCCACACCTGGGCACCTCTCAGCCACAAGCTGCCTTTCAAATGGATACCAAATTGATCTGTGTTTCATCTGTGCTAGCATTGCCGTGAAGATGGATTATTCTACTGAAGTGTTATTGAAATCAAATTaaatgctttttcattttttgttctcaAGAGCACATTCGATTTTGTAAGAGGAGGCCAATGAGAAAGAGTCAGCTATGCCTTGTCTACTGGAATCTGTTAAAAGTTAATATTTGTGATCCACTGAAACGTTTAACAAACGTATTGGTATAAAGATTTCCAAGAGAATGATTCCACAAGACTACAGCTTTCTATCAGTATACCATATCCTGTCTTTGAATATGGGAATGCTCTGATGGTTGTTTTTCTCATGCAAAGCTCTGGTAAAGAAACTGTACATCGTTTTACAGAGCAGGGCAGACAAGCCCCTCCTTCAGAGCTCATAGTTTATTGAGACAAATCCCATGATGGCCACATACTCAGGCAGCCAGTCTTTGATGTAGGAACCATTCTCTTACAAGGATAATTACATGTACGGGGCCCGGAGGTAGACTGAAGCCCCTTGAATGTCTGCTGACATCACAATGGGTTTGAATTTCAGCTGGTTTGTTTGTAATTCTCCACCAAGAAAGTATTAATTCTCAAGGCACAGAACACAAACATCTGCCCCGATATTGAAAGAATGCATTTGAAACATACCATCTCATAGTAAAATGCCACAAACTTTACCTGATACTGTAGAGAACAGTGCCGTCTTTGAAGATCCTCAGAAGCTTGTTGTCTGTGGTGACATCATGGAAGTTGGCCCCTTTCTCATTGGCAAAGAAGAGATCAGGTTTCCAGATTGAATCCAACATGGAGGGATCCAGGTCCAGAGACGAATCAGGGTATTTGCTATACGCCAGTCGAGGATCATTCCACTTCTGACGCAAGAAGATATTCACTCTGTAATCCTGAGGAAATAGAGATCTGTTTATCCACTTTATTGTGAACTTATTTTACATGTACAGTAACACCTGAATGCTCACTAATGAAAAAACACGTTGTGTTTTGAATGTTGTCAGGATCAGTATTTCTGTTCACATTCATACTCTAAAGCCTCTTCTATGATGCAACAAAGTAGGCCAAATATCTGCCTCAGGTTTGGTTAAAATCATAGGGGCATTCAATGTTATTGTAGACACCATGTAGGAGATCATTAGTGATACCAAAGGTTTTTACTAATCCTCTTTACACTTATTGCAGCATTGATGTCCATTCTAAAGTGTACGTTGACAAAGTTACAACAATTACAACACTGCTCGGTATATCTGTCTGGCAGAAATGACCTAGGATTCATTTGTGATGATATAGTATATACCAATACTACGTCATTTCTAAATCACCAAACACTATCATCATCTTAACACTTAATACATTTTTTGGACTCATTAAAAGGTATTGTCTCTAAACATTACAATATTAGAATCATCATTAGAGAAACAGTAACAGGAAATAGATGATGATACAGTGAATGGTTGACTAAGAAATTCTTCTGAGTTTTTGAGATGCAGTTAGTAAATGTGCAGTTTTCAAGAGGTTTAGTTGCTAACTGATGAAGAAATCTTATCAAATGAGATTCCTTTCCTAACCCTCACAGATCATATTTGGTAAACCACAGAATATTGGCGGTTCCAAAAGTGCCTTTCTGTCTTGATTAATAAAGTTCTGGTCTATCAGAATTTGTGTTTCCCTGCTGATATGTATGCATTTGATAAAGTTTTTGTTAGCAAAAATCCACATATTACTTTCACCAGTTTGAAATGTAATTAAAGAGGCATTGATAGCAACGATGGAAAGAGATGCAATGCTGGATTCCAGGATTTTTATTGTTTACCCCTTTAGCAGTTAGCCATCTTCAGACATTACACTAATTAATCTGTTTGGATCACTAGCCCTAAGTCCCCCACTTCAGGTACTGTATAGGCTGCATTAAAGTGAATTATTAGCTGGAATTTTCAATGGTAATTATTAAAACAGAAGAAACTAACTCACACATGGAGATATCATGTGAACAGCAATCTGATACTACCCCAGGGATTATGGGAAAATATTTGATTCAGCTGTGTGTCTGATGGCCCCTATCATTTGCCTGCTGGACCCGCCAATAGACCAAAGAGATGGCACAAACTGGATCATGTTTTGTGAATAAATACAAATGAGAAATAACAATCCAAAACATCCATGTTGAGATAAGAAATCGAATGGTTCAGTCTTAACTCCAGAGCA from Hypomesus transpacificus isolate Combined female chromosome 23, fHypTra1, whole genome shotgun sequence encodes:
- the glra2 gene encoding glycine receptor subunit alpha-2 isoform X2 is translated as MNRTFIIVLTALFACLMEISNLRVVDAKEHESRSSTNLSPSDFLDSLMGRTSGYDARIRPNFKGPPVNVTCNIFINSFGSIAETTMDYRVNIFLRQKWNDPRLAYSKYPDSSLDLDPSMLDSIWKPDLFFANEKGANFHDVTTDNKLLRIFKDGTVLYSIRLTLILSCPMDLKNFPMDVQTCTMQLESFGYTMNDLIFEWLGDGPVQVADGLTLPQFIMRDEKELGYCTKHYNTGKFTCIEVKFHLERQMGYYLIQMYIPSLLIVILSWVSFWINMDAAPARVALGITTVLTMTTQSSGSRASLPKVSYVKAIDIWMAVCLLFVFAALLEYAGVNFVSRQQKEFLRLRRRQRRNHKDDDMRDGRFNFSGYGVTQCLQMKDGNSVKNTVPVPAPPPPVQKDIDMMKKKFVDRAKRIDTISRAAFPLAFLIFNIFYWITYKIIRHEDIHKE
- the glra2 gene encoding glycine receptor subunit alpha-2 isoform X1 — translated: MNRTFIIVLTALFACLMEISNLRVVDAKEHESRSSTNLSPSDFLDSLMGRTSGYDARIRPNFKGPPVNVTCNIFINSFGSVTETTMDYRVNIFLRQKWNDPRLAYSKYPDSSLDLDPSMLDSIWKPDLFFANEKGANFHDVTTDNKLLRIFKDGTVLYSIRLTLILSCPMDLKNFPMDVQTCTMQLESFGYTMNDLIFEWLGDGPVQVADGLTLPQFIMRDEKELGYCTKHYNTGKFTCIEVKFHLERQMGYYLIQMYIPSLLIVILSWVSFWINMDAAPARVALGITTVLTMTTQSSGSRASLPKVSYVKAIDIWMAVCLLFVFAALLEYAGVNFVSRQQKEFLRLRRRQRRNHKDDDMRDGRFNFSGYGVTQCLQMKDGNSVKNTVPVPAPPPPVQKDIDMMKKKFVDRAKRIDTISRAAFPLAFLIFNIFYWITYKIIRHEDIHKE